In Candidatus Eisenbacteria bacterium, a single window of DNA contains:
- a CDS encoding quinone-dependent dihydroorotate dehydrogenase — MSRLYRSVVRPLFFRFDPERVHETVMGAMPLLPIRTPRARPRLRARVFGLDFPHPVGLAAGFDKEGRFPGALSRIGFGHIEVGTATPRPQEGNPKPRLFRVPEHEALVNRMGFNNPGAEKVGEHLRGLPARESRRYVVGANVGKQRETSLEDAAEDYIAAAIPFLSVADYLVVNISSPNTPGLRALETAEKLRPLLEAVRRAAEERAGAGKPPLLAKLSPDLSDDALGASAVAVRDAGFDGLVVTNTSVDLSPLGGGAPEGGGGLSGRPLAGRALDAVRIARSALAGAIPIIGVGGIFSGEDAYRRIRAGASLVQLYTGFIYEGPWMVRRLLRDLDRLLERDGFRNVAEAVGTERPGDRLSGS; from the coding sequence ATGAGCCGACTGTACCGCAGCGTCGTCCGCCCCCTTTTCTTCCGTTTCGACCCGGAGAGGGTCCACGAGACGGTGATGGGCGCGATGCCTCTCCTGCCGATCCGGACGCCCCGCGCCCGGCCCCGCCTTCGCGCGCGGGTCTTCGGTCTCGATTTTCCCCATCCCGTCGGTCTCGCCGCCGGCTTCGACAAGGAGGGGCGGTTCCCGGGGGCCCTCTCCCGTATCGGCTTCGGCCACATCGAGGTGGGGACGGCGACGCCGCGCCCCCAGGAGGGGAATCCGAAACCGAGGCTTTTCCGCGTCCCGGAGCACGAGGCGCTCGTGAACCGGATGGGCTTCAACAATCCCGGAGCGGAGAAAGTGGGGGAACATCTGCGGGGGCTCCCCGCGCGGGAGAGTCGCCGCTACGTGGTCGGAGCGAACGTGGGAAAACAGAGGGAGACTTCGCTGGAGGACGCGGCGGAGGATTACATCGCCGCGGCGATCCCCTTCCTTTCGGTGGCGGACTATCTGGTCGTGAACATCAGCTCTCCCAATACACCGGGGCTTCGCGCCCTGGAAACGGCGGAGAAGCTGCGTCCTCTTCTGGAGGCTGTCCGCCGCGCCGCCGAGGAACGGGCCGGCGCCGGGAAGCCCCCCCTCTTGGCGAAGCTCTCGCCGGACCTTTCCGACGACGCGCTCGGCGCCTCCGCCGTCGCCGTCCGGGACGCTGGCTTCGACGGGCTCGTGGTGACCAACACCTCCGTCGATCTCTCCCCTCTCGGAGGCGGCGCCCCGGAGGGGGGAGGCGGTCTTTCGGGACGCCCCCTCGCCGGAAGAGCGCTCGACGCGGTCCGGATCGCGCGCTCCGCGCTCGCCGGCGCGATCCCGATCATCGGCGTGGGGGGAATCTTCAGCGGCGAGGACGCCTACCGCAGGATCCGCGCGGGCGCCTCTCTCGTCCAGCTGTACACCGGGTTCATCTATGAGGGGCCTTGGATGGTTCGCCGGCTGCTGCGCGATTTGGACCGGCTTCTCGAAAGGGACGGTTTCCGGAATGTCGCCGAGGCGGTCGGAACGGAGCGTCCCGGAGACCGACTTAGCGG
- a CDS encoding SDR family oxidoreductase translates to MRALVTGGAGFLGSHLCDLLLAEGHEVIAVDNLITGNPDNIQQHFGNDKFRFVQHDVTEFVYVAGPLDAVIHFASPASPIDYLELPIQTLKVGALGTHKALGLAKSKGARFLLASSSEVYGDPLVHPQEESYWGNVNPIGPRGVYDEAKRFAEALAMAYHRSHGVNTKIARIFNTYGPRMRAHDGRVVPTFIVQALKGDPLTVFGDGNQTRSFCFVSDLVRGIYKLLLSDLNDPVNLGNPDEMTINEFAMEILQLTGGASPIEYRDLPQDDPKVRQPNIGQARRLLDWGPEVPLSEGLKKTVDYFRSRMG, encoded by the coding sequence ATGCGAGCGCTCGTCACCGGTGGAGCCGGTTTTCTCGGATCCCACCTGTGCGATCTTCTCCTTGCCGAGGGGCACGAGGTGATCGCCGTGGACAATCTGATCACGGGGAATCCGGACAACATCCAGCAGCATTTCGGCAACGACAAGTTCCGGTTCGTGCAACACGACGTGACCGAGTTCGTGTACGTGGCCGGTCCGCTCGACGCGGTGATTCATTTCGCCTCTCCGGCGAGTCCCATCGACTATCTGGAACTTCCGATCCAAACCTTGAAGGTGGGGGCCCTCGGCACGCACAAGGCGCTCGGCCTGGCGAAGTCGAAGGGGGCGCGGTTCCTGCTCGCCTCTTCCTCGGAGGTGTACGGCGACCCGCTCGTTCATCCCCAGGAGGAGTCCTACTGGGGGAACGTGAATCCCATCGGACCCCGGGGCGTGTACGACGAGGCGAAGCGTTTCGCCGAGGCGCTCGCCATGGCCTACCACAGAAGCCACGGCGTGAACACCAAGATCGCCCGGATCTTCAACACCTATGGGCCGCGCATGCGCGCCCACGACGGCCGCGTGGTTCCCACCTTCATCGTGCAGGCGCTGAAGGGGGACCCGCTCACCGTGTTCGGCGACGGCAACCAAACCCGTTCCTTCTGCTTCGTTTCCGATCTGGTGCGGGGGATCTATAAACTGCTCCTTTCAGACCTGAACGACCCCGTGAACCTGGGGAACCCGGACGAGATGACCATCAACGAGTTCGCCATGGAGATCCTGCAACTCACAGGCGGCGCCTCCCCGATCGAATACCGGGACCTTCCTCAGGACGATCCCAAGGTCCGGCAGCCGAACATCGGCCAGGCCCGCCGCCTCCTCGACTGGGGCCCCGAGGTCCCCTTGAGCGAAGGCCTGAAGAAGACGGTCGACTATTTCCGTAGCCGGATGGGATAA
- a CDS encoding GDP-mannose 4,6-dehydratase: MKKALITGGAGFIGSHLADRLLADGEQVTIVDDLSTGSFENIAHLEDHPRFRYVIDTIMNEDMMAKLVDEVDTVYHLAAAVGVTYVIENILKSIQINIRGTEIVFEQANRAKKKVVLFSTSEVYGKSNSLPFSEEQDRLMGSTTINRWSYAATKALDEMLALAYYREKKVPVVVVRCFNTCGPRQTGQYGMVLPRFAKQALLGQPLTVFGDGKQSRCFSSVFDIVDGVTALARADQAVGRIFNIGSDKEISIESLAERVKELAGSNSIIDYLPYEKAYEQGFEDMRRRVPDLTRIHEAIGYEPKVGLDELILSVIAYFKR; this comes from the coding sequence ATGAAGAAGGCCCTCATCACCGGGGGAGCGGGTTTCATCGGCTCCCATCTGGCGGACCGCCTGCTCGCCGACGGCGAGCAGGTCACCATCGTGGACGACCTGTCCACCGGCTCATTCGAAAACATCGCCCACCTGGAGGACCACCCGCGGTTCCGTTATGTGATCGACACGATCATGAACGAGGACATGATGGCCAAACTGGTGGACGAGGTGGACACGGTATACCATCTCGCCGCGGCGGTCGGCGTCACCTACGTGATCGAGAACATCCTGAAGTCGATCCAGATCAACATCCGCGGCACCGAAATCGTCTTCGAACAGGCCAACCGGGCGAAGAAGAAAGTCGTTCTGTTCTCGACCTCCGAGGTGTACGGGAAATCCAATTCCCTCCCCTTCAGCGAGGAACAGGACCGTTTGATGGGAAGCACCACCATCAACCGTTGGAGTTACGCCGCCACGAAGGCGCTGGACGAGATGCTCGCTCTCGCCTACTACCGGGAGAAGAAAGTGCCCGTTGTGGTGGTCCGCTGCTTCAACACCTGTGGACCGCGGCAGACCGGTCAATACGGCATGGTGCTCCCGCGGTTCGCCAAACAGGCCCTCCTCGGCCAGCCTCTCACCGTTTTCGGAGACGGCAAGCAGTCGCGCTGTTTCTCCTCCGTGTTCGATATCGTGGACGGCGTGACCGCCCTCGCCCGCGCCGACCAGGCGGTGGGGCGGATCTTCAACATCGGCAGCGACAAGGAGATCAGCATCGAAAGCCTGGCGGAGCGCGTCAAGGAACTGGCCGGCTCGAATTCCATCATCGATTATTTGCCGTATGAAAAAGCCTATGAGCAGGGCTTTGAGGACATGCGCCGCCGTGTGCCGGACCTCACCCGGATCCATGAGGCAATCGGTTATGAACCGAAGGTGGGATTGGACGAGCTGATTCTGAGCGTGATCGCCTATTTCAAACGGTAG
- a CDS encoding DegT/DnrJ/EryC1/StrS family aminotransferase yields MRSASLSDAIPFLNLPAQHRGLREPILEAIGAILDRGNFVLGDAVARFEREAAEYLGVAEAIGVASGTDALFLALQAAGVGPGDEVITPAYSFFAVAEAIERLGAAAVYVDIDPETCNADPEGVRAALGPRTRAVVPVHLYGLPAPMEEYRSIIGGRDIFLLEDAAQAFGAARGEKRAGDLGDAAAFSFYPTKNLGACGDGGLVTTADGNLAGEIRILRDHGQTGKYLHGRYGWNSRLDAFQAAILSIKLPLLEGWNERRRALAARYRESLAGLPLRLPSEPKGYRHVYHQFTVRTPLRDALRERLAEKGIATATHYPRGIHEQPAVAAGSGFFPEAERAAREALCLPIYPELTDEAADRTAREIRAFFERGGKDAGARSEEGERGK; encoded by the coding sequence ATGAGGAGCGCATCCTTGAGCGACGCGATACCATTTCTGAACCTCCCCGCCCAGCACCGCGGGCTCCGGGAACCGATCCTGGAGGCGATCGGCGCGATTCTGGACCGGGGGAACTTCGTGCTCGGCGACGCGGTCGCCCGTTTCGAGCGGGAGGCGGCGGAGTATCTGGGCGTGGCCGAGGCGATCGGCGTCGCTTCCGGCACCGACGCGCTCTTTCTCGCCCTCCAGGCGGCGGGCGTGGGACCGGGCGACGAGGTGATCACCCCCGCCTATAGTTTCTTCGCCGTAGCCGAGGCGATCGAGCGGCTCGGCGCGGCGGCGGTTTACGTCGACATCGACCCGGAGACGTGCAACGCCGACCCGGAAGGGGTGCGCGCCGCCCTCGGACCCCGCACCCGCGCGGTGGTTCCCGTGCACCTGTACGGGCTGCCGGCGCCGATGGAGGAGTACCGCTCCATTATCGGGGGCCGGGACATCTTTCTTCTCGAGGACGCGGCGCAGGCTTTCGGCGCCGCCCGGGGGGAGAAGCGGGCCGGCGATCTCGGCGACGCGGCCGCCTTCTCTTTTTACCCGACCAAGAACCTGGGCGCCTGCGGAGACGGCGGCCTGGTGACCACCGCTGACGGGAACCTGGCCGGCGAGATCCGCATCCTCCGGGACCACGGCCAGACCGGCAAGTACCTGCACGGCCGCTACGGCTGGAACAGTCGGCTCGACGCCTTCCAGGCGGCGATCCTCTCGATCAAACTCCCGCTCCTGGAAGGGTGGAACGAGCGGCGTCGCGCGCTGGCGGCGCGCTACCGGGAGTCCCTTGCCGGACTCCCTCTCCGCCTACCGTCCGAGCCGAAGGGATACCGGCACGTCTATCATCAGTTCACCGTGCGCACCCCGTTGCGGGACGCTCTGCGGGAGCGGCTGGCCGAAAAGGGAATCGCCACGGCGACCCACTATCCGCGGGGGATTCACGAACAACCGGCCGTCGCCGCGGGGAGCGGTTTCTTCCCGGAGGCGGAGCGCGCCGCAAGGGAGGCGCTCTGCCTTCCGATCTATCCGGAACTCACCGACGAGGCGGCGGATCGAACCGCCCGGGAGATCCGCGCGTTCTTCGAGCGCGGCGGCAAGGACGCCGGCGCGCGGAGCGAAGAAGGGGAGAGAGGGAAATGA
- a CDS encoding protein kinase — MIGETISHYRILDKLGEGGMGVVYKAEDLRLQRTVALKFLSPKALGSDEERSRFIHEARAAAALQHPNICTVHEIDEVEGKAFIAMAFIDGPSLHQRIARGPMTIDEVIDTASQLCQGLQEAHEKGIVHRDIKPANVMVDSKGRIAIMDFGLAKSAARSKLTQESTTLGTVAYMSPEQARGEKVDRRSDIWSLGVVIYQMVTGLLPFRNDHETALVYAILNEYPEPLTALRTGVPMELERIVDKAMTKDREERYQHVDEMLVDLRRLRSGASRVSRVSGLSGSSRPSEEVTQVIPTPFPSSFDPSRSGGGTAVTPPRRRSPLRIAVGVTAAALAAASSFFALCGDDGGDGAPVRVAIAPFDNQTGESAYDHLGRMAADWITRGLARTDLVEVVPLAAQDAAGGGGEGAERGRRSAAEKNVTALVSGSYYLREEEVEFHAQITDPGDGRLLTVLDPVRGSVRDPEEPIGRMQQRVMGALALLVDPQSKGPAERTARPPTYEALRAEAEGEAALARFDDDLALEHFSRAAAGDSTYAEPLLHAALVRIERNDGARADSLARLLEGRRGSLRPHEADRLDWVRASLAGDSEGAAEALRRAVEQVPEGRWSLRLAWEEIRRGRPREARELLDAIAAEPEGIAGSPACLRARAEALHRLGEHEQELEAIRRGRDLDPLSPDLILAEGRALAALGRLEDLNAWMEKRLASPSVEGLTPGGSLLEAARVLRAKGWRDDALRLLDRAIAWFEARSEEASETEEHRWAYARALYAAERWDEAWVVLETLGFDDPENPRYIAALGAVAARRGDRDAALHHLRALEQSSREDRPGERARLAASIYALLGDRVEALARLRAAADAGWSRAEMEERMDLEPLVTDPAFRKIIRPER; from the coding sequence ATGATCGGCGAAACCATTTCCCACTACCGCATTCTCGACAAGCTGGGCGAGGGGGGGATGGGCGTCGTGTATAAGGCGGAGGACCTCCGCCTTCAGCGCACGGTGGCCCTCAAGTTTCTCTCCCCCAAGGCGCTCGGCAGCGACGAGGAGCGTTCCCGCTTCATACACGAGGCGCGCGCCGCCGCCGCGCTCCAACACCCCAACATCTGCACGGTCCACGAAATCGACGAGGTGGAGGGGAAGGCTTTCATCGCCATGGCCTTCATCGACGGGCCGAGCCTCCACCAGAGGATCGCCCGGGGCCCGATGACGATCGACGAGGTGATCGATACGGCTTCCCAACTCTGCCAGGGGCTGCAGGAGGCTCACGAGAAGGGGATCGTTCACCGGGACATCAAACCGGCGAACGTGATGGTCGATTCGAAGGGCCGGATCGCGATCATGGACTTCGGCCTCGCCAAGTCCGCCGCCCGTTCCAAACTGACGCAGGAGAGCACCACCCTCGGCACCGTCGCCTACATGTCGCCGGAGCAGGCGAGGGGGGAGAAGGTGGATCGCCGCTCCGATATCTGGTCCCTCGGCGTGGTGATCTATCAGATGGTCACCGGGCTTCTCCCCTTCCGGAACGATCACGAGACGGCGCTCGTCTACGCCATATTGAACGAGTATCCGGAACCGCTCACGGCGCTCCGCACGGGAGTCCCGATGGAGCTGGAGCGGATCGTCGACAAGGCGATGACGAAGGACCGCGAAGAGCGTTACCAGCACGTGGACGAGATGCTCGTCGATCTCCGGCGGCTCCGCAGCGGGGCGAGTCGGGTCTCGCGGGTCTCCGGCCTTTCCGGTTCTTCCCGGCCGTCGGAAGAAGTCACGCAGGTGATACCGACCCCCTTCCCCTCCTCCTTCGATCCCTCGCGGAGCGGGGGAGGGACCGCCGTTACGCCGCCGCGCCGCCGGAGCCCGCTCCGGATCGCCGTAGGCGTGACGGCGGCGGCGCTCGCGGCCGCTTCAAGTTTCTTCGCCCTTTGCGGTGACGACGGCGGCGATGGAGCGCCGGTCCGGGTGGCGATCGCCCCCTTCGACAATCAAACCGGCGAGAGCGCTTACGACCATCTCGGCAGGATGGCGGCGGATTGGATCACCCGCGGTCTCGCCCGGACCGATCTGGTTGAAGTGGTTCCCCTCGCCGCGCAAGACGCCGCCGGCGGGGGGGGAGAGGGCGCGGAGCGGGGGAGGCGCTCCGCCGCGGAGAAGAATGTGACCGCTCTGGTCTCCGGCTCCTATTACCTCCGGGAGGAGGAGGTGGAGTTTCACGCCCAAATCACCGACCCGGGCGACGGGCGCCTTCTCACCGTTCTCGACCCGGTGCGGGGTTCGGTCCGGGATCCCGAGGAACCGATCGGGCGGATGCAGCAGAGGGTGATGGGGGCGCTCGCCCTTCTCGTCGACCCGCAGTCGAAGGGACCGGCGGAGAGGACCGCCCGCCCGCCCACCTACGAGGCGCTGCGGGCGGAGGCGGAGGGGGAGGCGGCGCTGGCCCGTTTCGACGACGACCTCGCGCTGGAACATTTCTCCCGAGCCGCGGCGGGCGATTCCACCTACGCGGAACCGCTCCTTCATGCCGCATTGGTTCGAATCGAAAGAAACGACGGCGCACGCGCCGATTCGCTTGCCCGCCTGCTGGAGGGGCGGAGGGGATCCCTGCGTCCTCACGAAGCGGACCGCTTGGACTGGGTCCGGGCGAGCCTCGCGGGGGACAGCGAGGGGGCGGCGGAGGCGCTCCGGCGCGCCGTGGAGCAAGTGCCCGAGGGGAGGTGGAGTCTCCGCCTCGCCTGGGAGGAGATCCGCCGCGGCCGACCCCGTGAGGCGCGGGAGTTGCTCGATGCGATCGCCGCGGAACCGGAAGGGATCGCCGGATCGCCGGCCTGCCTACGCGCCCGCGCGGAAGCGCTCCATCGGCTCGGAGAACACGAGCAGGAATTGGAAGCGATCCGTCGCGGGCGGGACCTCGACCCCCTGTCGCCGGATCTGATCCTCGCCGAAGGGCGCGCGCTGGCCGCGCTCGGGAGGTTGGAGGACTTGAACGCCTGGATGGAGAAGCGCCTCGCCTCTCCCTCCGTGGAGGGGCTCACTCCGGGCGGGAGCCTGCTCGAGGCGGCACGCGTTTTGCGCGCCAAGGGGTGGCGGGACGACGCGCTCCGCCTCCTCGATCGGGCGATCGCCTGGTTCGAAGCGCGTTCGGAGGAGGCGTCGGAGACGGAGGAGCACCGGTGGGCGTACGCCCGGGCGCTCTATGCCGCCGAACGTTGGGACGAAGCGTGGGTCGTTCTGGAGACTCTCGGGTTCGACGATCCGGAAAACCCCCGTTACATCGCCGCCTTGGGCGCCGTCGCCGCCCGCCGGGGCGACCGGGACGCGGCGCTCCATCATCTGCGCGCGCTGGAGCAGTCAAGCCGCGAGGATCGTCCCGGCGAGAGGGCCCGATTGGCCGCTTCGATCTACGCTCTTTTAGGAGACCGCGTCGAGGCGCTGGCGCGGCTGCGCGCGGCGGCCGACGCCGGCTGGAGCCGCGCGGAAATGGAGGAGCGGATGGACCTGGAACCGCTCGTCACGGACCCCGCCTTCCGCAAGATCATCCGGCCGGAGCGCTGA
- a CDS encoding UDP-glucose/GDP-mannose dehydrogenase family protein: MKRICVVGTGYVGLVTGTCLADFGNRVDCIDIDERKIQVLQGGSVPFYEPGLEEMIKRNVSGGRLAFSTELDQGIRNAEVIFIAVGTPSDEQGNADLTYVKDVAAQIGRSMNGYKVVVTKSTVPTGTGALVEEIIRENQDAPYEFDVVSNPEFLREGSAIEDFMRPDRIIVGTDSERARDAISEIYEPLYLLETPIVKTNVASAEMIKYASNAFLATRISFVNEVAKVCEKVGADVGTVARGMGLDKRIGPKFLHAGAGFGGSCFPKDTRAFVQIAEQAGVDPMIVKAVIAVNEQRRSEMAEKIETAAGGSLDGKVVGMLGLAFKPNTDDVREAPALGVIRILQKKGATVQAFDPVAGENARAWNKEIVLVDSIVDAAVGADVLVLMTEWNEFRELDLAKLREVMIRPVLVDCRNVYEPRKIREAGFAYTSVGRG; this comes from the coding sequence ATGAAGAGAATCTGCGTGGTCGGCACCGGTTATGTGGGGCTCGTCACCGGGACTTGTCTCGCCGATTTCGGAAACCGGGTCGATTGCATCGATATCGATGAGCGGAAGATTCAAGTGCTCCAAGGCGGGAGCGTCCCTTTCTACGAGCCGGGCCTCGAGGAGATGATCAAGCGGAACGTCTCCGGCGGCAGGCTCGCCTTCTCCACCGAACTGGACCAGGGGATCCGGAACGCGGAGGTGATCTTCATCGCCGTGGGGACGCCGAGCGACGAACAGGGGAACGCGGATCTGACCTATGTGAAGGACGTGGCGGCTCAGATCGGACGTTCCATGAACGGCTACAAGGTGGTGGTGACCAAGAGCACCGTCCCGACCGGAACCGGCGCGCTTGTCGAGGAGATCATTCGGGAGAATCAGGACGCCCCTTACGAGTTCGATGTGGTCTCCAACCCGGAGTTTCTCCGCGAGGGGAGCGCCATCGAGGACTTCATGCGTCCCGATCGGATCATCGTCGGCACGGACAGCGAGCGGGCGCGGGACGCCATATCCGAGATCTACGAACCGCTCTACCTGCTCGAAACGCCGATCGTGAAGACGAACGTGGCGAGCGCGGAAATGATCAAATACGCGTCCAATGCTTTTCTGGCGACCAGGATCTCTTTCGTCAACGAGGTGGCGAAGGTGTGCGAGAAGGTGGGGGCGGACGTCGGCACCGTGGCGAGGGGAATGGGGCTGGACAAGAGAATCGGGCCGAAGTTCCTGCACGCCGGCGCCGGCTTCGGCGGCTCCTGCTTTCCCAAGGACACCCGTGCTTTCGTGCAGATCGCCGAGCAGGCGGGCGTAGACCCGATGATCGTCAAGGCGGTCATCGCCGTGAACGAACAGCGCCGCTCCGAGATGGCCGAGAAGATCGAGACCGCCGCCGGCGGCTCCCTGGACGGGAAGGTCGTCGGCATGCTCGGGCTCGCCTTCAAGCCGAACACGGACGACGTGCGCGAAGCTCCCGCCCTCGGCGTGATCCGCATCCTCCAGAAGAAAGGGGCGACGGTGCAGGCATTCGATCCCGTCGCCGGCGAGAATGCCCGGGCGTGGAACAAGGAAATCGTCCTGGTCGACTCCATCGTCGATGCCGCCGTCGGCGCGGACGTGCTGGTGCTGATGACGGAATGGAACGAGTTCCGGGAGCTTGACCTTGCCAAGCTGCGGGAGGTGATGATCCGCCCGGTTTTGGTGGACTGCCGGAACGTTTATGAACCCCGCAAGATCCGCGAGGCGGGTTTCGCCTACACCTCGGTGGGCCGGGGATAA